The genomic interval TTGCCCCACGAGGTCAGACCTACCAACAACGGCATGAAGAGTGTTTCCAGTAATAGATGATGTCACCAGTACCCCACCTAACTTTGACTCCTTGCCGTAGTAAATGTCATTAGGCCATTTGAGTCGTACATTGATTTCCTGAAATATTACAGTACAAACAACGTCTTTCTGTGGTTCTAATTGTAATTTCATGAGGGGGGTACTACCAAGACTGCATCCTCAGTTATTATTCACAGGGCCATGACTTTAGTTTGGTGTAGATACCTCCTCTTCCCTTTGCtaccaatatattttttccactTAAAAAAATAGTGGATTCATAGATCTTTAACCCCACTTTTAAAAGACTAAAACTATCCAATTGAAATTCCTGTTTGTTGTACTCCATGATTCAGATTTGATAGCACAACTAAAATaacccttgtcagccacacctttgtaaGTAATTGTTTTCAAGGGCTCTATGATGGGCATGCCCATTGATTCTCTAGTGGAATCTTTTGTGGTTCTATTTCAATATTACAGTACGTACAAAGGGGATTTCAGCTATAAATTCAACATAACAGGGGTAGGAAAACAAGGGTTTGACAAAGCACAAAATTTCATATAtgagaaaaaaagggaaaatattGAACCCCAAACAAATGAAGTTTTCAACTCCCCAGAAACTGTtcaccccatccccccccccaaaaaaaaaaaatgaccgttaaaaaaaaagtaacatcCTTCCTTTACCAAATTACAACTGCAAATACATCAGCCAACATCAATGGATGTTtcctcacacttggtactttgctaggatgacaaaatggcggctggcagaGACACTAACCCACCTCATAGCCAGGAATTGTTCTGACAGCCTCCACAAAAGACAAGGATGCAATGTGCTGCAGGAATGGGAGACGTGAGCCAAGCTCCGTGCTAAAACGGATTTTAACTTCCAATGAGAACATCATACAGCCAACTGGAGACAACCAAGCATTCCCACCACGCcctaacagaaaaaaaagacatttaaaTTTTGTTCTTTGCTCACCAGGTTATCTGATTCATTGCATACCTTTCCCACTTATCTGCTGCTTAGCAACAACTATTACACCAGCCTCATCTGGGATTGAGTGAATAAAGCTTTGATTGCTGTTAAGAAAGCAAAATtatattcttatttttttttattcaagtaaagtatttttttcaaaccctAGAACCCCCTTGGCTCTGGGCCGAAAAGTTCAGCAGAGCCTGTTCATTATATACCCTATATggaggaagggaggggggatgaGATGGGAGGAAAGAGTTTGACTCAGGATGCCTTAAAATTCACAAGTTCCCTCATGCAAAAATAGTGTttggtcccccccccccccatttccCCACAGTAGaactctttaaaaaaagagcCCAAGCCTCCTCCTTTGTATGGATAAAAATGTttggacccccccccccccccacctatATCCTGCCTCAAGGTCTTTAACATTCCCATATAACAGTTATACAAACCCCTCAAATATTGAATGAGTAGACTGAACCACATCGGTGTATATAACTATCTGACCAAGGATGCGCGTTTTGAGGTGTCTTCGATAGGTCTCCCAGTCAAAGCTACACCCATCTCCATCTTTTGATATGACAACAGGGAGGGTGTCAGCTGTGGTAGGTGGTATGTTGAAATCACTGTCATCGCTGCTTGGGCAAAATAAAAGAGAGATATCCTGCCCTCTACAAAGACCATCTTTTAGCTTAGGCTTTAGAGATTGCATCAGCATAGTCCtgttctgcaaaaaaaaatggaagacAACATTTCAAAATCAGTCAGTTTGCTCATCTGTCTGTACTTCAATTCTTCTGTCAGACGTTCACCTATCAATCCACCTTTCTGAGACACTGGTATACAGTAGCtcgaaagactacagacaagctgtaaaaaaatagatgGTCTGCATGGatgtggtgtagacaagcttTAAATCAACACAGGGTTGGAAAAGTATGTTAAACACCTCCGAGAAACAGTTATGATGACGCTTAGAGCATTAGCCATTCGTCCTTTTGCTCCAGCAAGGGCTAACCTttgaaacgtcagcgcaactactctgCCTCACAGAGATGTTCAACATAATTTTTCAATGCAAAATGTTAATTTATTGCTTTTCTGAATCATTGCCTTAGGTGCAAACTCTTTATGTACACTTCTATGACTGTATGTCCTCACTTTAAGGTTCTATGTCAGCTACAATTTTCTCATCCTAGCCAAAtgccaagtgtgagaaagcatcaaTCTCTATTGGCTTCTTTTAGAAGgttatttcaagatttcttCACATTGTTTCTCCACCAATATTGTATGAAAACAATGACGAAGGCTTGGCTAGCAAGGGCTCTTTCATCTCTCCCTTGAAATTTCAATGGGATGAATGGAGAATGATCATTATGAGCTGTCATCTGTGTAAAAGCTAGTgtaatgattcgaataagcACCCAGGGTGCTTATTTTTCCCCAGGGGTGTTTAAGGGGGCATTTatcggggagggggggttatTCCATTTTGGTGGAAAATACCAGCTTCTGTCGATTGAGAACCAAACTTTATTTGTGATTAACTGAAACTACAGTAAAAATGCTGTTTGATTGTTTATAAATCTATGTTAATATCATTGCAATGTGAGAATGTCAATGCGAGCTAAATAAGATGAATATTTACACCATTTAATTGGAGCTTATGTTTGGATACTTTTAGGGGGAAGGATGGCGCTTCTTCAAAATTCAAGGTCACAGGGAGGCCCttattcgggggggggggggggacttatTTAAAGGAGGGCACTTATTCAAATCATTACAGTACATTACCTTTTCTTCTGTGAACATGAAAGCTGGTGTTAGTTTTGGTGGTTCCTGGTGTTGGCATTTCATCCCCAATTTTTTCAGAACAGAAATAAACAGTTGATTTTTGGGTGGATGCTGCGGAGACAGGTAACCAGGCAACAGATGAAGCACGCTCAGTACAGCTATCCCTAGACCCTCACAGGACTTCACAAGCACAGGGTGACCAGAATGAGGATCAATGGCCACTGAGTCAATGCTGGTATGCTttgaaactaaaaaaaaaacatgtttaacATTGCATCACTTTAAAGCAGATACAATACGTGAATGCTATATTTTGTATAGATGCTAAATTTTATGTCTTTCTCAAAATTTATGTTTGTCAGACCCTAAAAGGTCTAGTGAACTCTATTCTAAGCAGAAATGGGTTATTGTTACTAAAAATGTCTTTCTACAAGAAATACAGTACCTCTCACCAGCTGATGCAAACTGGTTGTTGTAATTATAGCTGTTTGCTGGTGCGACGGTATGCTTATAACAAAATCAGAATTAAAATGGAGGCTTCTAAATGCAATGTTTGCCTTAAAATTGTGAAAAGTACTTGTAGGTTCAAgatataaatgaataaataatataaataaagtTATGATATATTTTAAGTGGTAAGTGGTTAAACTCAGATTGAAGAAACTGTCTACCTAGGAAATTTGCCTAccttcaaaataaaaaggttCACATTGCATTTCTACACTGTCATCTGATGACATGCCGCTAGTCCCCACTTTGATACGCCACACATGGCTATGCTCTGGGTGTGGCTTTAACGTCAACCCTGCAATCGCGCTACAAAGCTGAGGTGTCATAGACAGACTAAGCACCTTTCCGCCGTTCATCAAATACTGATAAATAGCTTGAAAAACTGGTGTCCTCATCTCTTCGTGTGAATCAATAACAAGAAGTTCAGAGTTCTCTGACCAAGGTTGTTCTTCAATATGATTATCTTCTAGTTTATATATCACATAGCTGTCTCGATTTAAAGTATCCTGTAAATTGTCTCTGATCATGTGAAATTTAAGTCCATTGCTATCCTTTGTACCAGTGTAGACCAAAATGTTTGGAGGCTTGATAGAAACATTCTTAATTCTGACATTACTCGTGTTCGATTCAACACGACGTGTTTGGGTAGAAATCGTATGTGCTACCGGTCGATGCAAATACTTCGTAAGGCTACGCCGGGACAGACTCGTGAGATAGAATCCTGAAATCCAGGCAGCGCCAAGGAAAGCCATCCAAAGAGTGCGAGGTTTTCACGGCGGGAAAACTTGGATTAAATTGACAGCTCTGGAATATTGTGACGTCATGAATGAACAGAAAACCTGCTTTTACACAAAATTCATTGCAGGAAAAACCCTCATAGCTAGGAAGTCTGAAAGTTTGACTTGAATTCTCCCTATTGTTATATTTAGGTCGTAATCAGAGAATAGGGTGCGAAGAAAATCTTGAATTTACGGGAAAGATAGTTTACATTCCGCAATATTTATCCGCCATTGAAACACCAACCACGAGAAAGCCTGGGACGAGTCGCCGTTATTGGTGATAGTAGCATAATTTCAGCCATTGAGCTGTTTCTAGGGCAAGCATTCTGTAAACAACTTTCCGAAAACCTCCGACTTCTCTCTTGATTTTTAACCGATTGAACCGAATAAGCTCTCAACTTGTTGCTTAAGGGCTGTAAAAGGCAATGTTTACTAGTAGTATGAGTATAAAGCGCCCCTATGAGCGCGAGACTCCGTTTAGTTGGCGACCTCTACCGAGCAAAGGAACCAAGAAACGCAACCCAGACGAAGATTTTATCCTTCGAGGCCAGAGACCGTCTATGAGGTTCGTAAATGGATACTGCTTTATGTAGAGTGTAATGTCTAGCCTTATTTGCTAGATTCCTTTTTGTGTGTGGCAGATTTATGTTGGTGGTAGTGCCTCTATGAAAAACTGTTGTTCATTTTCAGTCATGCAAaagtataataataaagaataaaattaGTGAGAACTAAAGTAAGAAAAATGCTACATGGGAAATCTTTAAATGCATTTGTTAGTTATAATCAATAAACAAGAAGTAGCCATTATTAATGGTGATTACTATCCTACTACCTTTAggttgttttcaaaatcctgtgaaacaatgttattgttaaagtgtaatagtcaagccagaacaaaagaaaacaaagacattacaatgtaatagtactaaataaacgaAAAAGTATTTCatgggtttttgaaaaccattcTACTATGCAATGGACGTAGCTACAAAATGCTGTTGTAGGCTCCCTTACAGCTGCTCGCATCAGAGCCATGCATACTCCCCAAAGGAGATTAACTGATGGAGAATTATTTCTTATATGTCCTTTCTAAAAACCCATCCAATGACTCCCTATTAATTCGATGACtgtgcttttttttatatattgtaGGGTTAAGTCCAGTGATTATCAGACAAACACACAAAGGACTATCTCTCCTATGGGAAGCCGGAGTAGTCTACGATCAAGAACAGCATCAGCACCATGTGTTATGTTCAAGGGTTACGAAACTACTGCAGAGGAATTTGATCCTAGAGATCTCTCTCTTGATCTTTCAGAGTTTGACGACTCACCGGATGAAGAGTTGATGCGACTCAGAGATATCAATTACGCAACAAATTCTTTCCTGAACAGTAGCGTACAATCTGATTGGTTTATCAACCCAGTTCATCGCTCGAAAGACCCACCTGTAAATCTAGACCGACTGGCACAGTCAGAACCTTTGAAAGCATCAGTGTTAAAATCAACAGCTCAAGGAAATATCATTAGTAGAACAGATGATGTACGACAAACTCCTGTAGACGAATTTGACATGTCTGTTTTCCGTGACGCAGAGGAGCACATGTTATCATCTAGAACACTCAGTGGGTTATCAACGCCATACAGAGGCGAGCTCGCCCAACTCAAAGTCAAGGGCCTAAAACTCCAGGAGGAGAGATTACTGAAGAAGAAATGTTTAGATGAGCTGGAAAGAATTAGAGGTCCTAAACCGAGATGGTATGAGCTTAAAGGCCCAGACTTCCACAGAGAAGCCAGGAAAAATAATGACTTGTTATCACAAAGTGGCCATTATGATGAGATTATGCAATATAGAAACACACTGTTAGATGCTCTAGGAGAAGAGAAAGCTCCAAGAGCATCAGAGATGGATCTTATTCACAAGTACTACCACACTAAAGCTCATAACCAGACAATTTAACATTTCGTGAACTACAGTATTATGCAggcatgtacacagggggtgcacaTGCACCCTTTTGCGGAcaaaaagtgggtaatttcttattgtaGGATTGTCAgatactatccttttccatatgatacctatgagtGTGTACCCCCTCGCCCAAGCAAATCCTGTTATGCAGGCTGATGGTGCACAGTCATGGGTATCATATGACAAAAACAGGATTTGAAGACTCCTTATTAAGTAATTACCCACCCTGTGTGCCCTCCCTGTGTATGTGCCTGTCATGCTTTAAAAAAGTAGCCTAGTAATGTGGACCAATAGAGATGAGGTTTTGTGATTTTAAATAGTTGTCACACATAAAGAAAGATCATCTTATAATAAAgaaattgagtaccactgtGAGATAGGGCAAATGACTAacctaaaaatgaaaaagaaaaagagttCAACACCTCACTCCAaacttttaaatattttatttgacTTAAGATGAATTATCTTTGCACAATTCAACAAGCCTTAACACAGCATCAGCCAGCAATTTATACTCATTTAGCTCATTATAAACATGCGCTGAAATTCGCACATACAACTTCCCATTAACAGCTTTCACAGGAACTTCTAAAGCTGACTCGCAATGCAATCTCTCCTGCACAGCCTCAGCTTTGGGTTTGTCCACCTCATCGTTACCATTTGCCACCTGGCACTGCCAGAGAAGGTCAGGAAGTCGTACTAATACCATTGGGCCAAACATGTAGAGAGGGAAAAGTGTGTCTGTGTCCCAGCACTTTGCTAGTAAAGTAGCAGCTTTGTGGGCCAGACTGGTGTTGTGATTGTAGATTCTGTCTGGGCTCACTGTTTCCCAAAAGTCAAGAACTgaaagaaagcaaaaaaaactatcaaaaTTGTTcactaacccccccccccctataaaaagaaaaaaaaaacacctaatACTAACATAGTTACTGTAAACAATTAATACAAATACCTCAGGTGACTCAGTTAAACAACTTTTTAATTTcacaaaacatacaaaaataaGCTTAGACTGTCCAACCCTCCTGATTAGGAAGGGATTATCCTGGCTTTGCTTGGCAATCAAGTGAAAACACAAATTTCCTCTACCTCCGTGATAAAAGATTGGCAACTTAATGCTTACCCCGTGATATTTTTGCAATTTGCTTTTAATGTGAGGGCTTACCAGTGTGAAGAGCAAGATATGGGCTGTAATCCCTTAGACCTATCACAAGATAAAGCAAGTAGCGGTGAAAATAAAGATGGTCAAACATACTTTTCCCATGTGATCTACACTATGTGCTCCCTCCCTCTCAGCAAATTCTGACTTCACTCCTGATCTCCCTACTTAAGTTATTATCCTTAGGATTGCTCTCATCGGGATCGCCCCTGAAGGCACCCTCTTTGGCCACCATATGTTTAATTCCttgaataattttgaaatactatcctttttcatAAGAAACCTGagactgcacacccccctcagcaaatcccaGGAATTATCTGCTCCCCCCAAACAACAGCCATGACTAACAGGGTGGAGCTTATGGGTTATCCTAGACACAAAGTAAAAAGGCTACCAAATAACGCTGGAGAATAGAGTCAATGGACCTGGGCAGGGATGTAACATACCTCTGAACAAAAACTCTGTGGTAAACCCACGGCCAAATCCACCAGAGACAGTCAGACACCTCACTGATCCCTTGTGCTTGTCAGCAACGTAGAGGGCAGCACATCCCTAAACACATTTAAGACTTTTTGTACTGTTAACTGGAAAGAAGAAATAGTGAATATGTTACGggtaccccccctccctgttGCCTTTAGAAATAACCTCCCCTACCTTAGGCGCACAAAGCCATTTGTGAGCATTAGCAACATAGTAATCAGCCCCTAGCTCAGCAATCCTCAGCGGCAATGCACCAAGCGCATGGGCCCCATCCACCAATACTGGCACATCCCTTTTGTGGCAGATGCCAATTAACCTACTGATTGGCATGATGATTGGGATAACACTAGGGATGTGACTGAATACAGCTAGTTTGGTGCCTGGTTGTAGTGTGGTCTCTACGAGTGACAAAATGTCATCTTCATAGGATGGGAAAGGAATAGTTGCCTCTTGTATCTCTACACCTAAAAAGCACAAAACAGTATCAGAGAATAACAAGTACCAAGAGTTTCCACTTTGTCTGGATTATCTAGACTTGAAGAGTGTTGCATTGTAGCACCTGTACCTTTCAATTCAATGATTGATTCTCAGTGATAGGTAGAAAAATTATCTTCTAACTATACTTGGTGCTCGCATGTCTCATCTCACTTGCAAGCACCCAACATCAACCCATGCAAGCACCCAATATCAACCCATGCAAGCACCCAACATCAACCCATGCAAGCACCCAACATCAACCCATGCAAGCACCCAACATCAACCCATGCAAGCACCCAACATCAACCCATGCAAGCACCCAACATCAACCCATGCAAGCACCCAACATCAACCCATGCAAGCACCCAACATCAACCCATGCAAGCACCCAACATCAACCCATGCAAGCACCCAACATCAACCCATGCAAGCACCCAACATCAACCCATGCAAGCACCCAACATCAACCCATGCAAGCACCCAACATCAACCCATGCAAGCACCCAACATCAACCCATGCAAGCACCCAACATCAACCTATGCAAGCACCCAACATCAACCCATGCAAGCACCCAACATCAACCCAGCTGTTTGGCCTGCCCGTGCAGGCATAacaaaaaatagcctgatccacAAAACCGCTGTGACACTgatataatacagatgattgccacCTACTCATGACCCTGGTTATTATGTCTAGTACCAACCATCAAAATACATACCATCTTCAGCACTGAGGTGACGCAACAACTTCTTGACGGCATAATAGCATGTATTCAGATAAAACACTTTGTCACCCTTACACAGTTTAAGGGATCGAATAACTGTATTGATACCTTCAGTAGCGTTCGGGACTAGCACTAAATCCCGCGGGTCacaacacaggaagcccgcaAGTCTGCGAGTGATATATACCATGTGAGTCAGTAATTCACGATCAACAAAACGCAAAGGTTGCTTTTCAATGTAAATTTGCCAATCACGAGCGATATCTAAAGATTCTTTAAGTACTCCACCGAATGCTCCGTGGTTTAAAAATGTCCAGTTTTTGAAATCTATTAAAAAATGCTTCTTCGCTTCGGCGCCAAAAGTGAATGTCTTCTCATCAAAGTGTGGCAGAGCTATAGGTATTTTGGGAGGCACGTATTCGTCATTTTTCAGTCCTATGATGTAGTTTGCATTGTCATATTCCATCACTCCTTCTGTGCCCACGGGTTTCTTTGCAAAAATATTCTGTCGACAAGCGACAACATCCCcgcacgccgccattttgttatgGTATCCCTGTGCATACACATACTATATTTGAGCCTGCGATACTGTTAGTTTGACCCAAAAGTGTCGACGGTTTTCagtagaaggggggggggggggggggggggggggggaggagggtaAGGGTAGAAGGGTTTGAAATTAGTTTTTAGGCTTTCCTAGACAAAGTCTagatttaaagttttttttatgcgtGTAATCGCCACAATATCTGACCTATCCGCAGCAGTATCCAAAGCGAACAAATttagggcccccgaatggtcccccgaaatttcgatgtgctcgcatactccacaggcagcccaagctcATTATATGTAATTTGACGgtcaaaatttaaaatcttCAGAATAGTCTAGTTTCGAATTCGAAAATGACCGCTAGACAGATTAATTGAGGGCGCATTGTTAGTCTCGGCCTGAAGTTAATTATACACAAATTCCAACGAGAAACTACCGATCCTGAAAATCATACAATGATTGTACTTGTGAATACGTGAATACGTTTTCTTGTGAAAATTTATGACTAATTTTCTTCACGCCGAGGCTAACACTGTAAAATGCGCCCTCAATTAATCTGTCTAGCGGTCATTTTCAGATTCGAAACTGGACTATTGTGTATTTATGAATAAAATGACTCGCAATGAGTAACTTGTTGTGTCGTTTATTACTCGACCGAATTCAAAGCCATTCGACAGGGGTTTCACCGGGTTGCTGAGTTTTCTCCCCGTGGGGAGAAAGTCATTTTATTCATAAATACACAATTTTGAAGATTTTGAATTTTGACCGTCAAATTACATATAATgagcttgggctgcctgtgcaTACTCGCGCAATTTTTTGTCCGCCGTGCTCTTATGCTCGCGCAATATTTTACGGCCTAAAAATGTTATGTtcctagtgtgcactaggcattataACTTTTAAAGTCTTCATTGCCGACAATCATGGGTAGTGCGCGCGCTACTGTCGCGTCACTACTTTGTTATGTGACGTCATATCTCATTCAACTGACTACTTGCAAAGGTGAACGCTTTTTAACATCTTCTCATCAGTCACTGGCTACCATTTCAAGTTTCCCAACTGTggggattaaaaaaaagtagacaTGGAGGAAGCTATCAAAAAGACAAAGGAAGGCATTGCTGTATTTAAAGCAGAGTTGGTAAGTCGCGTTTGAGATGTTACCTTTACTTCCATTTTCAGCCTTTTATCATAACTGCTCGACACCGCTTTCCATTACAAATTAATTGCAATTGATTAATTTATGACTTGTgtaacattttgttttttttttcaaatatagaTCTCAAACATAAAGAATTTGAATTAGAAATAAGATAGAATACAgtactttttcttttacaaaATCAAAAATATGACTTATTTCAAGaggctttttcttttttctctgaaACGGCAAAAAATCGATAGAAAAACACGCGATAATCCAATTGATTGTTTAATAGTTATAACGctgataacaaaatgtttgCTAGGAGGCGATAAAAATTTTTCCccatattattttatttgcttgTGTTATCTTTTATTGCTCatcaaaaaaaacaaatcgtTGTTTTCTATTTCTATTGAATCAGCGACAAAAAGCTTGCCTGTGATTGGCTGTTAACACCATGTATAGATATTCTGGACTTATCTTAGGCTTTCTATTAGCCAAAACAAGATGTTATCCGAGTTCCCTTTTCTTCGTCCACAACTTGTACTCATTATTGAGAAATTCCGTAAAGCGAGAGATTGGATTGATAAGAGGAAAAGATCACTTTTTGCGCTGTTTTGAAATGGACGAGTGTAGGGACAAGTAACATCTTTCGGAGCTTTGGCGAGAAGACGAAAGAAAAAGGGATTAATCAGACATTTCTTCCTCTTTCTTTCGTCttgaaatgataaaaaaagataaaaagatgataaaaataataaagggcaggaaaataaaataccaaCCACGTCAAATGGCCTGTCTACGCATCAGGAATTTTGAGTGAGAGTTCAGGCGTGTTTACTGTATCGATATCAGTACAACGCAAGAGACCATCATGGTCTCTAGTACAACGTTAATATGCGTTTAGTTGTtggaagtgttttttttttgtatataatgcctagtgcacactagcgacataacaacataacgacatgggcgcgcgcactcttatcttcgacataacgacatggacataacgacataatgcctagtgcacactagcgacatatcgacataacgacgtgggcgcgcgcactcttatgttttctcttttatgtcattatgtccatgtcgttatgtcgggctaaacatagcgcgcgcgcccatgtcgttatgttgctagtgtgcactaggcataataGCAAAAATGCTCTAGTCTTTTGACAACAGCTTTCGCTTATCGAAGCCTTGGTTGTTCTCCCAATCTTTTCTCAGTGTGCTACAGCAATTAATACACGAACTATTTCTTAAATAAAATTTCcctttatataataaaagcCATTACTACCATGTATCGTattatcataaccatcatcaatATGCTTTATCTGTAGGGTGACGTGGAGGAGCTTGTTACTAGGAACGCTAGGCATATCGATAATCTAAGTATGGTGATGGACCATATGAGATCTTGGATGAGAGACCTTCTAAAGGATTACGAGAAAACTAGCCGCCGTCTAGAGTGTGATGGGGCAAACTCATATACATCACTCTAAGGGAGATCATCGCATTGATACACTGAATGTTTCTGACCATTTTTCATTAGTC from Nematostella vectensis chromosome 14, jaNemVect1.1, whole genome shotgun sequence carries:
- the LOC5512805 gene encoding L-cysteine desulfhydrase — encoded protein: MAACGDVVACRQNIFAKKPVGTEGVMEYDNANYIIGLKNDEYVPPKIPIALPHFDEKTFTFGAEAKKHFLIDFKNWTFLNHGAFGGVLKESLDIARDWQIYIEKQPLRFVDRELLTHMVYITRRLAGFLCCDPRDLVLVPNATEGINTVIRSLKLCKGDKVFYLNTCYYAVKKLLRHLSAEDGVEIQEATIPFPSYEDDILSLVETTLQPGTKLAVFSHIPSVIPIIMPISRLIGICHKRDVPVLVDGAHALGALPLRIAELGADYYVANAHKWLCAPKGCAALYVADKHKGSVRCLTVSGGFGRGFTTEFLFRGLRDYSPYLALHTVLDFWETVSPDRIYNHNTSLAHKAATLLAKCWDTDTLFPLYMFGPMVLVRLPDLLWQCQVANGNDEVDKPKAEAVQERLHCESALEVPVKAVNGKLYVRISAHVYNELNEYKLLADAVLRLVELCKDNSS
- the LOC5512817 gene encoding biotin--protein ligase; this translates as MAFLGAAWISGFYLTSLSRRSLTKYLHRPVAHTISTQTRRVESNTSNVRIKNVSIKPPNILVYTGTKDSNGLKFHMIRDNLQDTLNRDSYVIYKLEDNHIEEQPWSENSELLVIDSHEEMRTPVFQAIYQYLMNGGKVLSLSMTPQLCSAIAGLTLKPHPEHSHVWRIKVGTSGMSSDDSVEMQCEPFYFEVSKHTSIDSVAIDPHSGHPVLVKSCEGLGIAVLSVLHLLPGYLSPQHPPKNQLFISVLKKLGMKCQHQEPPKLTPAFMFTEEKNRTMLMQSLKPKLKDGLCRGQDISLLFCPSSDDSDFNIPPTTADTLPVVISKDGDGCSFDWETYRRHLKTRILGQIVIYTDVVQSTHSIFEGNQSFIHSIPDEAGVIVVAKQQISGKGRGGNAWLSPVGCMMFSLEVKIRFSTELGSRLPFLQHIASLSFVEAVRTIPGYEEINVRLKWPNDIYYGKESKLGGVLVTSSITGNTLHAVVGMGINISNSEPTTCINDIIREYNTSHNTILSPICLEMVLARTVNCMAKLISEFQEHGKGPFLEKYYKRWLHSGSKVSINFGKPESGTIIGLDEFGFLSVEKDSGEVCSVQPDGNTFDMLKNLIQVKG
- the LOC5512809 gene encoding uncharacterized protein LOC5512809 — encoded protein: MFTSSMSIKRPYERETPFSWRPLPSKGTKKRNPDEDFILRGQRPSMRVKSSDYQTNTQRTISPMGSRSSLRSRTASAPCVMFKGYETTAEEFDPRDLSLDLSEFDDSPDEELMRLRDINYATNSFLNSSVQSDWFINPVHRSKDPPVNLDRLAQSEPLKASVLKSTAQGNIISRTDDVRQTPVDEFDMSVFRDAEEHMLSSRTLSGLSTPYRGELAQLKVKGLKLQEERLLKKKCLDELERIRGPKPRWYELKGPDFHREARKNNDLLSQSGHYDEIMQYRNTLLDALGEEKAPRASEMDLIHKYYHTKAHNQTI